Proteins from a single region of Leptospira brenneri:
- a CDS encoding TolC family protein, whose translation MKFISKFIVLIFLGVHSISVFSKEKAVYELHSKDELFFLGEDSRAQDSKEKWNLDELEKFAVTSNPLYLREKQNIGMARGDIITASLYYNPIINMQQQFMGASANAATGKPETSLIYNQPFDMSGVIPQREKVAKQEFLGTIASFRDFDRLFRLRLRQNFWTYLYVTEQINYQKEFLENYQDLLDLTKLRAEKGDISFLEYDRLALERVQIEREYRNARILRAQVVKNLRVLIGISDVNSPLSIKGRLEFISTSEFGIDLNDFDIEERPDLVALKIRQQRERMNIELKKREIIPPLTLGVEFLNKGNENVTGIYAATPLPLFDRKQGEILKSEESYKKFGFDVDAKRNEIISEISAAIKELQARESQLLDYQKMGLLEKNKEVQEKSRLAYIRGASNLVTFLEAEKNYLSVLRSYYEIIYLYYNALEGYKASIGKMDSSEF comes from the coding sequence ATGAAGTTTATTAGTAAGTTTATCGTTCTTATCTTTCTCGGGGTTCATTCCATCTCTGTTTTTTCGAAAGAAAAAGCAGTGTATGAACTCCATTCGAAAGATGAATTATTTTTCCTAGGTGAAGATTCAAGGGCCCAGGATTCCAAAGAAAAGTGGAACTTGGATGAATTGGAAAAATTTGCCGTCACAAGTAATCCTCTTTACCTTCGTGAAAAACAAAATATTGGTATGGCAAGAGGTGATATCATCACCGCAAGTTTGTATTACAATCCAATTATCAATATGCAACAACAGTTTATGGGAGCCTCTGCCAATGCAGCGACGGGAAAACCAGAAACTTCACTTATCTACAACCAACCCTTTGATATGAGTGGGGTCATTCCTCAACGTGAAAAGGTCGCCAAACAAGAGTTCTTGGGGACCATTGCAAGTTTTCGTGATTTTGACCGTTTGTTTCGACTTCGTTTACGCCAAAACTTTTGGACATATCTTTATGTAACAGAGCAGATCAATTATCAAAAAGAGTTTTTGGAAAATTACCAAGACCTTTTGGATTTAACTAAACTTAGGGCCGAAAAGGGAGACATTTCCTTTTTAGAATATGATCGTTTGGCTTTAGAGAGAGTACAAATTGAACGGGAATACCGAAACGCTCGGATCCTTCGCGCCCAGGTGGTGAAAAATTTAAGAGTTTTGATTGGAATCTCTGATGTTAATTCTCCATTGAGTATTAAGGGAAGATTGGAGTTTATCTCAACAAGTGAGTTTGGAATCGATTTAAACGATTTTGATATTGAAGAAAGACCAGACTTAGTTGCTCTCAAGATTCGCCAACAAAGAGAAAGGATGAATATCGAATTAAAAAAACGAGAAATCATTCCTCCTTTAACTTTGGGTGTTGAGTTTTTAAATAAAGGAAATGAAAACGTAACCGGTATCTATGCGGCAACACCACTTCCTTTGTTTGATCGTAAACAAGGGGAAATTTTAAAGTCAGAAGAATCTTATAAAAAATTCGGCTTTGATGTGGATGCCAAACGGAACGAAATCATTTCTGAAATTTCGGCAGCAATCAAAGAATTACAAGCAAGGGAATCTCAATTACTCGATTACCAAAAAATGGGCCTCTTGGAAAAAAACAAAGAGGTACAAGAGAAGTCAAGGCTTGCTTACATTAGAGGTGCATCCAATTTAGTAACATTTTTGGAAGCTGAGAAAAACTATCTCAGTGTTCTTCGTAGTTATTACGAAATCATTTATCTCTATTACAATGCTTTGGAAGGATACAAAGCTTCTATCGGAAAGATGGATAGCTCGGAGTTTTAA
- a CDS encoding inorganic pyrophosphatase, which produces MKPNYYVAHPWHGLELGPKAPDELDVFIELTPQDTVKYEIDKASGFIRVDRPQKYSNRSPTLYGFIPRTFSGEASGKHCSEVVGRADIIGDGDPIDICVLSVNPITHGNMILTVIPIGGLRMIDKGEADDKIVAVLKGDEVFGQIKDISEVPKALINKLHHYFLTYKLDPNSPSTGTVEITEVYDRVEAIKVIQFGIEDYIKKFVTV; this is translated from the coding sequence ATGAAACCGAATTATTACGTAGCACACCCTTGGCATGGATTGGAATTAGGACCAAAGGCTCCTGATGAATTGGATGTATTCATTGAACTCACTCCACAAGACACAGTCAAATATGAAATTGATAAAGCCTCTGGATTCATCCGTGTGGATAGACCACAAAAGTATAGTAACCGTTCCCCAACTCTTTATGGATTCATTCCCAGAACATTTTCGGGGGAAGCTTCTGGAAAACATTGTTCGGAAGTCGTGGGTAGAGCGGATATCATTGGTGATGGAGATCCTATTGACATTTGTGTTCTCAGTGTAAATCCCATCACTCATGGAAATATGATTTTAACCGTGATTCCGATCGGTGGACTGCGGATGATTGATAAGGGTGAAGCGGATGACAAAATCGTCGCTGTTCTCAAAGGAGATGAAGTTTTCGGTCAAATCAAAGATATCTCTGAGGTTCCGAAGGCACTCATCAACAAACTTCACCATTACTTCTTAACATATAAATTAGATCCAAACTCTCCTTCCACAGGAACAGTCGAGATCACTGAAGTATACGACCGGGTAGAAGCAATCAAAGTGATTCAATTTGGGATCGAAGATTATATAAAGAAATTTGTAACTGTATGA